The following proteins are co-located in the Robbsia betulipollinis genome:
- a CDS encoding amidohydrolase family protein, with amino-acid sequence MKQKKLPTDRVDSHAHVFLKDMSWTEGRRYAPSYDAPLALYRSLLAENAISHAVLVQPSFLGTDNRYLIDCLERHREQLRGVVVVEPDVELALLDEYDAKGVVGIRSNLIGKQTPDYASGAWRHLLKRLRTLDWHLEVQIEAARLSEIRAPILDSGVRLVIDHFGRPDPERGVCDPAFQDLLSLGKTGRVWVKISGAYRISPRTTAGATNHEAGRDHIKTTARTAYGMLKDAFGVGRLIWGSDWPHTSYESTENHAAAYALFNDIVDDPSDRQAILNDTPKALFGF; translated from the coding sequence ATGAAACAGAAGAAGCTTCCGACGGACAGGGTCGATAGCCACGCCCATGTCTTTTTGAAAGACATGTCCTGGACGGAAGGGCGTCGTTATGCCCCTTCCTACGATGCACCATTGGCGCTGTATCGCTCGCTGCTGGCGGAAAACGCCATCTCTCATGCCGTTTTGGTCCAACCGAGCTTTTTGGGGACGGACAATCGCTATCTGATCGATTGCCTTGAACGTCACCGGGAACAGCTTCGAGGCGTGGTCGTCGTCGAGCCGGACGTCGAGCTCGCTTTGCTGGATGAATACGACGCGAAAGGCGTTGTGGGAATTCGGTCCAATCTGATCGGCAAACAAACGCCGGATTACGCGAGCGGCGCGTGGCGTCATCTGCTGAAACGCCTGCGCACGCTCGACTGGCATCTGGAAGTGCAGATAGAGGCGGCGCGCCTGAGCGAAATCCGTGCGCCGATATTGGACAGTGGCGTGCGTCTGGTCATCGACCACTTCGGTCGTCCGGACCCTGAACGCGGGGTATGCGATCCGGCGTTCCAGGATTTGCTGTCGCTGGGCAAAACCGGGCGTGTCTGGGTCAAAATTTCCGGTGCTTATAGAATCAGCCCACGTACGACGGCCGGGGCGACGAATCACGAAGCGGGGCGTGATCATATCAAGACGACCGCACGCACGGCGTATGGCATGTTGAAGGACGCGTTTGGCGTCGGCAGACTGATCTGGGGCAGCGACTGGCCCCACACGAGCTATGAGAGCACCGAGAACCATGCTGCGGCATATGCATTGTTCAACGACATCGTTGATGATCCTTCCGATCGCCAGGCGATTTTGAACGATACCCCGAAGGCGTTGTTCGGGTTCTGA
- a CDS encoding putative bifunctional diguanylate cyclase/phosphodiesterase has translation MFVKYARRAAGGEVFGLVWPFVAVVLVLLTLAFVSIEIMSSLRAYIAAESVWSKNEKDAIFFLHLYAETGEAEYFRRHAQAIEDLRHLRAARDLLDRRETELRPAMDELVLGGFAQPDARGAVLVYRIFRNVSYLKEPVNLWRRTDDVIDRLERIGERLHRRLATSSATAIPNVAEAKEIFQINEEVAPLTQGFSFELSETFRQVALLLFLFDLMAASSLMLLTISHVRRLVTQRRRTEEAWRRSEARARATLGSIGEAVIATNLAGHIEFINPAAEGLLRTRSAACGGRPFSDAFSLLYEHSRQPERLLANLANDGTPGHPEKESFVEMVLVLRDGVEINVRATVSRISGSAFGPGDRGDADRGQDGFVIILRNITREREYVRNLAWQASHDSLTGLVNRTEFDRQLTVSLQDASHRTLSVPDVLLLFDLDRFKIVNDTCGHAAGDAMLRAISIYLMEHFRTTDTFARLGGDEFGALLRGHGREDALRLASKLLHLANHFFYEWEAQLFKTSLSIGLLVLNGPDMTAESAMRMTDIACFVAKERGRDRLQEVDLDDSRLATHVNEASWARRLKHALEHGLFCLHAQPIRKNDATAGKADRADKVELLIRMVDPDEGVEITPDKFIPAAERYGLMTAIDRWVVRTALHTLAHTPVTLYSEYAINLSGASVGDSRFLNYIVECIADSGVDPRLLCFEITETAAISNLSCAAHFMNELRTLGCRFALDDFGAGMSSFGYLKQLPIDYVKIDGSFVKNLPQDPVSQDMVIAINDIGHTLGCETIAEYVETEEIVTLLEQYGVDYLQGYFIGRPSFWTEQRNLPSHTAVPVGI, from the coding sequence ATGTTCGTAAAATATGCGCGCCGCGCCGCGGGGGGCGAAGTCTTCGGTCTCGTCTGGCCTTTTGTCGCGGTGGTTCTCGTTCTGCTCACCCTCGCGTTCGTGAGTATCGAAATCATGTCGTCGCTGCGCGCCTATATCGCGGCCGAGAGCGTGTGGTCCAAGAACGAAAAAGACGCGATTTTTTTTCTGCACCTGTATGCGGAAACCGGCGAAGCCGAATATTTTCGGCGGCATGCGCAGGCGATAGAAGACCTTCGCCATCTGCGAGCGGCTCGCGACCTGCTAGACCGCCGCGAAACCGAATTGCGCCCGGCGATGGACGAACTCGTGCTGGGCGGATTTGCGCAACCCGATGCGCGCGGCGCGGTGTTGGTGTATCGCATCTTCCGCAACGTCAGTTACCTCAAAGAGCCGGTAAATCTCTGGCGGCGTACGGATGACGTCATCGATAGGCTGGAACGGATAGGCGAGCGGCTTCACCGCCGGCTCGCCACATCGTCCGCAACGGCGATTCCGAACGTCGCCGAAGCGAAGGAAATCTTCCAGATCAACGAAGAAGTCGCGCCGCTTACCCAGGGCTTTTCGTTCGAGTTGAGCGAAACTTTCCGTCAGGTCGCCCTGTTGTTGTTTCTGTTCGACCTGATGGCGGCGAGCAGCCTGATGCTGCTCACCATATCGCACGTCCGGCGGCTGGTGACGCAGCGCAGGCGAACCGAGGAGGCGTGGCGCCGCAGTGAAGCGCGCGCCAGGGCGACCCTGGGATCGATCGGCGAGGCCGTCATCGCCACGAACCTCGCGGGCCACATCGAATTCATCAATCCCGCGGCGGAGGGTCTCCTTCGCACGCGAAGCGCGGCATGTGGCGGACGTCCGTTCTCCGATGCCTTTTCGCTGCTTTACGAGCATTCGCGTCAGCCGGAGCGGCTGCTTGCCAATCTCGCGAACGACGGCACGCCGGGCCATCCGGAAAAAGAGTCATTCGTCGAGATGGTGCTCGTTCTCCGGGACGGTGTGGAAATCAACGTCAGGGCCACGGTATCGCGCATCAGTGGATCCGCCTTCGGTCCTGGCGACCGGGGCGACGCGGACCGGGGGCAAGACGGTTTCGTCATCATCCTGCGCAACATCACGCGCGAGCGGGAATACGTTCGAAACCTCGCCTGGCAGGCATCGCACGATAGCCTCACCGGGCTGGTCAACCGCACGGAATTCGACCGACAGCTCACTGTTTCCCTGCAGGATGCGTCGCACCGGACCCTGTCCGTTCCGGACGTCCTGCTCCTGTTCGACCTGGACCGTTTCAAGATCGTCAACGACACGTGCGGGCACGCCGCCGGCGACGCGATGCTGCGTGCGATTTCGATCTACCTGATGGAACACTTTCGCACGACCGATACGTTCGCCCGGCTAGGCGGCGATGAATTCGGCGCATTGCTGCGAGGCCACGGCCGGGAAGACGCCTTGAGACTGGCGAGCAAGCTCCTGCACCTCGCCAATCACTTTTTCTACGAATGGGAAGCGCAGCTGTTCAAGACGAGCCTGAGCATCGGCCTGTTGGTCCTGAACGGGCCGGACATGACGGCCGAATCCGCCATGCGGATGACCGATATCGCCTGCTTTGTCGCCAAGGAACGAGGCCGGGACCGTTTGCAGGAGGTCGATCTGGACGACAGCCGCCTTGCCACGCATGTCAACGAGGCATCATGGGCGCGGCGGTTGAAGCACGCACTGGAGCACGGCCTGTTCTGCCTGCACGCCCAGCCGATTCGAAAAAACGATGCAACGGCCGGAAAAGCCGACCGCGCGGACAAGGTCGAGTTGTTGATCCGCATGGTCGACCCCGACGAAGGCGTGGAGATCACGCCGGATAAATTCATTCCCGCAGCCGAACGGTATGGCCTGATGACCGCGATCGATCGATGGGTCGTGCGCACGGCCCTGCACACGCTCGCGCACACACCGGTCACGCTGTACAGCGAATATGCCATCAACCTCTCCGGAGCGTCCGTCGGCGACTCCCGCTTTCTGAACTACATCGTCGAATGCATCGCGGACAGTGGCGTCGACCCCCGTTTGCTGTGCTTTGAGATCACCGAAACCGCCGCGATCAGCAACTTGTCGTGCGCGGCCCATTTCATGAATGAACTGCGCACGCTGGGCTGCCGTTTCGCCCTGGACGATTTCGGCGCCGGCATGTCGTCATTCGGCTATCTGAAGCAGCTGCCGATCGACTATGTGAAGATCGACGGTTCCTTCGTCAAGAATCTCCCGCAGGACCCGGTCAGCCAGGATATGGTCATCGCGATCAACGACATCGGCCATACGTTGGGGTGCGAAACCATCGCGGAATATGTCGAAACCGAAGAGATCGTCACGCTGCTGGAACAATATGGCGTGGATTATCTGCAAGGTTATTTTATCGGGCGGCCTTCCTTTTGGACGGAACAGCGCAATCTTCCCAGCCACACCGCCGTTCCCGTGGGAATATGA
- a CDS encoding aliphatic sulfonate ABC transporter substrate-binding protein yields the protein MFASSPAARSRYFGRTGVLSRIGAAAAFAFAACVPTFAHAAPAAQVTLDYAYYSPESLVIKQQGWLEAALAPEHTQVKWILSLGSNRALEYLNSGAIDIGSSAGLAAVLAKANGNPIKAVYVFSRPEWTALVVGRQSPIRTLADLKGKKIAATVGTDPFLFTLRALHTIGLGREDVELVNLQHPDGRTALAKGQVDAWAGLDPHMAAAQVDDGARLLYRNVDYNTYGFLNAREDFIKAHPETLTAVLKVYDKARVWVIAHPAETARILAEASKVSLPVAQLQLSRNDFSQPVPGATQAAALKAAAPILLQENLVRPGTQPDRVIDALIDGEFARSVAPAAVTPAATAHAASQ from the coding sequence ATGTTCGCATCATCGCCGGCAGCACGTTCCCGCTATTTCGGTCGCACGGGCGTCCTGTCGAGAATCGGCGCCGCGGCGGCGTTCGCGTTCGCCGCGTGCGTGCCGACGTTCGCGCACGCGGCGCCGGCGGCGCAGGTGACGCTCGACTACGCCTACTATTCGCCGGAAAGCCTGGTCATCAAGCAGCAGGGCTGGCTCGAAGCGGCGCTGGCGCCGGAGCATACCCAGGTGAAATGGATATTGAGCCTGGGTAGCAATCGCGCGCTCGAATACCTCAACAGCGGCGCGATCGACATCGGTTCGTCGGCCGGACTGGCCGCCGTGCTGGCCAAGGCCAACGGGAACCCGATCAAGGCGGTCTATGTGTTTTCCCGTCCGGAGTGGACGGCGCTGGTCGTGGGCAGGCAGTCGCCGATCAGGACGCTCGCCGATCTGAAGGGCAAAAAAATCGCGGCGACCGTCGGCACCGATCCGTTTCTGTTCACGCTTCGCGCATTGCACACGATCGGTCTGGGTCGCGAGGACGTCGAGTTGGTCAATCTGCAACACCCGGACGGCCGCACCGCGCTGGCGAAAGGGCAGGTGGACGCCTGGGCCGGACTCGATCCGCACATGGCCGCCGCCCAGGTCGACGATGGCGCCCGGCTTCTATACCGGAATGTGGACTACAACACGTATGGTTTTCTGAATGCGCGCGAGGACTTCATCAAGGCGCATCCGGAAACGCTGACGGCGGTGCTGAAGGTTTATGACAAGGCCCGGGTATGGGTCATCGCGCATCCGGCGGAGACCGCCCGGATTCTTGCCGAAGCGTCCAAGGTATCGTTGCCGGTCGCACAACTGCAATTGAGCCGCAACGATTTCAGCCAGCCGGTCCCCGGCGCGACGCAGGCCGCCGCATTGAAGGCCGCCGCGCCGATCCTGCTCCAGGAAAACCTGGTGCGGCCCGGCACGCAGCCGGACCGGGTGATCGATGCGTTGATCGATGGCGAATTCGCCCGGTCGGTCGCACCGGCGGCGGTGACGCCAGCCGCAACGGCGCACGCCGCGAGTCAATAG
- a CDS encoding xanthine dehydrogenase family protein molybdopterin-binding subunit, giving the protein MPSASLILGHPHRRIDGVAKVTGTATFALDEAIPRLAHAVVVTSPIGQGRIRSIDTRAAFGIDGVLEILTWENVGDAIRPVGHVLGGGYANSTLCPLASPVIHYAGQIVALVAAHTREAAQEAAARLAIRYETAAPGVYSLDDARLAPRALADLKDDYADPQVGDTLQGLAASVAYVDACYATPIQHHNPIELPGTTCVWEGDRLTVYEPTRFVGAVRHGLAAQLGIDADHIRVIARFIGGHFGSKLGLSQYTAPVALAARRIGRPLTLQIGRRDSFTVATHRTETRHRVQLGADARGHFTALVHEAGAATSRFDLFAMEGVDVTSALYRCPNVRTREHIAQVDRNTPGPMRAPPEVPYLFALESAVDELAHRLGRDPIELRRINDTRRDTVSGKPFTTRPLMRCFDAGAAAFGWTGGPRATGGPGAALRPAARRDGDWLIGRGCASAARPVKTAAAMVRVTLCADGCAGVATAHHEIGNGLTTLLAMTLADRLGWRVDAVHVQLGDTALPPAGLSGGSATSTSLVNALGQACAQIRDRLLAAATRDGGALAGSTRDALRFADGAIRHADGRALPLATLLADAFGGRIDITFTYLPAGADAALIGKLERGIAQLSTPRRDKLAWAFGAQFVEVRVHALTGQIRVPRMVGAFAAGRILNPLAARAQVEGGMVWGLGSALLECTDIDARTGHYPNASLGDYLVPCAADVGELSALFVDDDDREVNPEGVKGLGEIGIIGVNAAIANAVFDATGKRIRRLPIRCEDLL; this is encoded by the coding sequence ATGCCGTCCGCTTCCCTGATTCTCGGTCATCCCCACCGCCGCATCGACGGCGTCGCCAAGGTCACCGGCACGGCGACGTTCGCGCTCGACGAGGCCATTCCCCGTCTCGCGCACGCGGTCGTCGTGACCAGCCCCATCGGCCAGGGCCGAATCCGCAGCATCGATACCCGGGCGGCATTCGGCATCGACGGCGTGCTGGAAATCCTGACCTGGGAGAACGTCGGCGACGCGATCCGCCCGGTGGGGCACGTGCTCGGCGGCGGCTATGCGAACAGCACGCTCTGCCCGCTGGCGTCGCCGGTCATCCATTACGCCGGTCAGATCGTCGCGCTGGTCGCCGCGCACACCCGGGAAGCGGCGCAGGAGGCCGCCGCGCGCCTCGCGATCCGGTACGAGACCGCCGCGCCGGGCGTCTACAGCCTGGACGATGCGCGTCTGGCGCCCCGCGCGCTGGCCGATCTGAAGGACGACTACGCGGATCCGCAGGTCGGCGACACGCTCCAGGGTCTCGCCGCATCCGTGGCCTACGTGGACGCCTGCTACGCCACGCCGATTCAGCATCACAACCCGATCGAACTGCCCGGCACCACCTGCGTCTGGGAAGGCGACCGATTGACCGTCTACGAACCCACCCGCTTCGTCGGCGCGGTCCGGCACGGCCTCGCCGCACAGTTGGGCATCGACGCCGACCACATCCGCGTGATCGCGCGCTTCATCGGCGGTCATTTCGGCTCGAAGCTCGGCTTGTCCCAATATACCGCCCCGGTGGCGCTCGCCGCGCGCCGGATCGGCCGGCCGCTGACGCTGCAAATCGGCCGCCGCGACAGCTTCACCGTCGCGACGCACCGCACCGAAACGCGGCATCGCGTGCAACTGGGGGCCGATGCACGCGGCCATTTCACGGCGCTGGTCCACGAGGCGGGCGCGGCGACGTCGCGCTTCGACCTGTTCGCGATGGAAGGCGTGGATGTCACCTCCGCGCTGTACCGTTGCCCGAACGTGCGCACGCGCGAACATATCGCGCAGGTCGATCGGAATACGCCGGGTCCGATGCGCGCGCCGCCCGAGGTGCCCTATCTGTTCGCGCTCGAATCCGCCGTCGATGAACTCGCGCATCGTCTCGGGCGCGACCCCATCGAACTGCGACGTATCAACGATACCCGCCGCGACACCGTCAGCGGCAAGCCTTTCACCACGCGGCCGCTGATGCGTTGCTTCGATGCCGGCGCCGCCGCGTTCGGCTGGACCGGCGGCCCGCGCGCCACGGGCGGGCCCGGCGCGGCGCTCCGCCCCGCCGCTCGCCGCGACGGCGACTGGCTCATCGGCCGGGGCTGCGCCAGCGCGGCGCGCCCGGTGAAGACCGCGGCGGCGATGGTGCGCGTCACCCTGTGCGCCGACGGCTGCGCCGGCGTGGCCACCGCGCATCACGAGATCGGCAACGGTCTGACCACGCTGCTCGCGATGACGCTCGCGGACCGACTGGGATGGCGCGTCGACGCCGTGCACGTGCAACTGGGCGACACGGCGCTGCCGCCGGCGGGCCTGTCGGGCGGCTCCGCCACGTCGACCAGCCTGGTCAACGCGCTCGGCCAGGCATGCGCGCAGATACGGGACCGGCTGCTGGCAGCCGCGACGCGCGACGGCGGTGCGCTCGCCGGCAGCACGCGCGACGCCTTGCGCTTCGCCGACGGCGCGATCCGCCATGCCGACGGACGCGCGCTGCCGCTCGCCACGCTGCTGGCGGACGCGTTCGGGGGCCGCATCGACATCACCTTCACCTATCTCCCCGCGGGTGCGGATGCCGCGCTGATCGGCAAGCTCGAGCGGGGTATCGCGCAACTGTCCACGCCGCGTCGGGACAAGCTCGCCTGGGCCTTCGGCGCGCAATTCGTCGAGGTGCGCGTACATGCCCTGACCGGGCAGATACGGGTGCCGCGCATGGTCGGCGCGTTCGCCGCGGGACGGATCCTGAACCCGCTGGCCGCACGCGCCCAAGTCGAGGGCGGCATGGTCTGGGGACTCGGTTCGGCGCTGCTCGAATGCACGGACATCGACGCGCGTACCGGCCATTATCCGAACGCCAGCCTGGGCGACTATCTGGTTCCCTGCGCGGCCGACGTCGGCGAGCTGAGCGCGCTGTTCGTCGACGACGACGACCGGGAGGTCAACCCCGAAGGCGTAAAGGGCCTGGGGGAGATCGGCATCATCGGCGTCAACGCCGCGATCGCCAACGCGGTGTTCGACGCGACCGGCAAACGGATACGCCGCCTGCCGATACGATGCGAGGATCTTTTATAA
- a CDS encoding ABC transporter ATP-binding protein, with amino-acid sequence MAATARETVTLFRSRGPVARPLLDIRIHGKWYGERRILDALELCVDPREVVSLVGPSGCGKSTLLRIVAGLDADFSGNHVLDGQAQVGPSPKIGVVFQEPRLLPWLSVADNIAFSSGHRRGGDPRVARLLSEVGLAGAAHLLPKQLSGGMAQRVALARGLFAQPRLLLLDEPFSAVDAITRERLQDLLQRLTQAHGTATLLVTHDLDEAVHLSDRVLVMTSEGRQGAGHIAETCVIPGPRPRTRRETPRDGTRHQPVTQDDLAAVKMRVAGRIRASMTG; translated from the coding sequence ATGGCCGCCACTGCCCGGGAAACGGTGACGCTCTTCCGTTCGCGAGGTCCCGTGGCCAGGCCCTTGCTCGATATCCGAATCCATGGAAAGTGGTATGGAGAGCGCCGCATCCTCGATGCGCTGGAGTTATGCGTCGACCCGCGCGAGGTCGTGAGTCTGGTGGGTCCCAGCGGTTGTGGGAAAAGTACCTTGCTCAGGATCGTCGCCGGACTCGATGCGGATTTCAGCGGGAATCATGTGCTGGACGGGCAGGCGCAGGTCGGCCCCTCGCCGAAGATCGGCGTGGTGTTTCAGGAGCCGCGTTTGTTGCCGTGGTTGAGCGTCGCCGACAATATCGCGTTTTCGTCGGGTCATCGGCGCGGCGGCGATCCGCGGGTGGCGCGATTGCTGTCCGAGGTCGGGCTGGCGGGCGCGGCGCATCTCCTGCCCAAGCAGCTTTCGGGCGGCATGGCGCAACGCGTGGCGCTCGCCCGGGGACTCTTCGCCCAGCCCCGTCTGCTGCTGCTGGACGAGCCTTTCAGCGCCGTGGATGCGATCACGCGGGAACGTCTGCAGGACCTGCTGCAGAGATTGACGCAGGCGCACGGCACGGCGACCTTGCTGGTGACGCACGACCTCGATGAAGCGGTCCATTTGTCGGATCGTGTTCTGGTGATGACGTCCGAGGGACGGCAAGGGGCCGGGCATATCGCCGAAACCTGCGTCATCCCCGGGCCGCGTCCCCGAACGCGGCGCGAAACACCTCGCGACGGCACGCGCCACCAGCCTGTCACGCAGGACGACCTCGCTGCCGTCAAAATGCGCGTGGCCGGGCGTATCCGCGCGAGCATGACCGGTTGA
- a CDS encoding porin → MKKNTAVALPLFACGVVFAMPVFAQSSVTLYGIVDESISYQNSQASLGANSGGKSNVKMLTGVWSGSRFGFKGAEDLGGGTKAIFTLESGFNPASGAQQYTNAMFGRQAWVGLSDPRFGSLTVGRQYTSYYSLLAAYGPTTWLTGAFGAHPGDLDEMDTIYRANSSIVYTSPTLMGFTVSGSYALAGVAGSVNRGATWSGALRYANGPFGITAAITRINNATPGGGAYSSDSTSNANGEQGVSSVTNGYQTAQAQQRAAVAAGYKFNASWDVSFSYSNVQYVPGSNSLYHDLAIFNTAGAVLHWVATPRVDLATGYSYTRATRANGITDPAQYQQFNLSQYYALSKRTGLYAVQAFQRANGKTLGTAGESAIINATPSIGDGFQSAPASSRSQIAAAVGIIHRF, encoded by the coding sequence ATGAAGAAAAATACTGCTGTCGCCTTGCCGCTGTTCGCCTGCGGCGTAGTGTTTGCCATGCCGGTTTTCGCCCAAAGCAGCGTCACCCTGTACGGCATCGTCGACGAGTCGATTTCCTATCAAAACAGCCAGGCTTCGCTTGGTGCCAATTCGGGCGGGAAGTCGAATGTCAAGATGTTGACCGGCGTATGGTCGGGAAGCCGCTTCGGGTTCAAGGGCGCCGAGGACCTTGGCGGCGGAACGAAAGCCATTTTCACGCTCGAATCCGGTTTCAACCCGGCCTCGGGCGCCCAGCAGTACACGAATGCCATGTTCGGCCGGCAAGCCTGGGTTGGTTTGAGCGATCCGAGGTTCGGCTCCCTGACGGTTGGCCGCCAGTACACATCGTATTATTCCCTGCTCGCGGCCTACGGTCCGACCACCTGGCTCACCGGCGCCTTCGGCGCGCACCCCGGCGACCTGGACGAAATGGACACCATCTATCGGGCCAACAGCTCGATCGTCTATACGTCGCCGACCCTCATGGGATTCACCGTGAGCGGCTCGTACGCGCTGGCCGGCGTCGCGGGCAGCGTCAATCGCGGTGCCACCTGGAGCGGCGCGCTGCGCTACGCGAACGGACCCTTCGGCATCACGGCGGCGATTACCCGCATCAACAACGCGACGCCTGGCGGCGGCGCCTACAGCAGCGATTCCACGTCCAACGCGAACGGCGAACAAGGCGTCTCGTCCGTGACGAACGGCTATCAGACGGCCCAGGCGCAACAACGTGCCGCGGTGGCGGCGGGCTACAAGTTCAATGCCTCGTGGGATGTGTCGTTTTCCTACTCCAACGTCCAGTACGTGCCGGGCAGCAACTCGCTTTACCACGATCTCGCGATTTTCAATACGGCGGGAGCGGTGCTGCACTGGGTGGCCACGCCGCGGGTCGATCTTGCCACGGGCTACAGCTATACCCGCGCGACGCGCGCCAACGGCATCACGGACCCTGCGCAGTATCAGCAGTTCAACCTGTCTCAGTATTACGCCCTGTCCAAGCGCACCGGACTGTACGCGGTACAGGCCTTTCAACGCGCGAACGGAAAAACGCTGGGCACGGCGGGGGAAAGCGCCATCATCAATGCGACACCGAGCATCGGCGATGGTTTTCAATCGGCGCCCGCGTCTTCGCGCAGCCAGATCGCCGCAGCGGTCGGCATCATTCACCGGTTCTAA
- a CDS encoding methyl-accepting chemotaxis protein gives MKISTRLVLLVAAALVALFSVGGYALTTLKHTMLDERRAQITNLLQMAQHLADYYHDQEVAGTLTREQAQASVKQALTQLNYSDKSFFWARTPEGITLIHRNQALIGKNNAGKALDGRSDGDVFREALARDPMPIMAVQARQPSTGVMTDKLNGLIEFKPWNWWIGTGIFIDDINKTFWETAGFLIGLIVVAAGVIGALSWQIIRNVVGALGGEPAYAAKVTQRIATGDLTERIVVQAGDQQSLLASIAKMQTSLVDMINRIRAGSEAVTVGTNEIASGNNDLSSRTEEQAASLQETAASMEQLTATVQQNSENAQRANQFAANASSTAQNGGVVVARVVEAMNAISASSGKMADITATIESIAFQTNILALNAAVEAARAGEEGRGFAVVASEVRSLAQRSSLAAKEIKSLIEDSIDQVREGSNQVSAAGRTMSEIVSAVGDVTEIMSGISTASVEQRSGIEQVNQAVAQMDQVTQQNAALVEEAAAAAGSLADQAERLSATVSVFRV, from the coding sequence ATGAAAATTTCCACCCGGCTAGTCTTGCTCGTGGCCGCAGCGCTCGTCGCGCTTTTTTCCGTGGGGGGCTACGCCCTCACGACGTTGAAGCATACGATGCTCGACGAACGGCGCGCGCAGATCACGAATCTGCTGCAAATGGCGCAGCATCTGGCCGATTATTATCATGATCAGGAAGTCGCGGGCACCCTGACCCGCGAGCAGGCGCAAGCGAGCGTCAAGCAAGCCCTGACCCAACTGAATTATTCGGATAAAAGCTTTTTCTGGGCCCGGACGCCGGAAGGCATCACGCTCATCCACCGGAATCAGGCGCTGATCGGCAAGAACAACGCCGGCAAGGCACTCGATGGACGCTCCGACGGCGATGTGTTTCGGGAAGCGCTGGCTCGCGATCCGATGCCGATCATGGCGGTTCAGGCAAGACAGCCCTCCACGGGCGTCATGACGGATAAATTGAATGGCCTGATCGAGTTCAAGCCCTGGAACTGGTGGATCGGCACGGGTATCTTCATCGACGACATCAACAAGACGTTCTGGGAAACGGCCGGGTTCCTGATCGGCCTGATCGTCGTCGCCGCCGGGGTCATCGGCGCGCTTTCCTGGCAGATCATCCGAAACGTCGTGGGTGCACTGGGCGGCGAACCCGCATACGCCGCCAAGGTGACCCAGCGCATCGCCACGGGCGACTTGACGGAGCGCATCGTCGTGCAGGCCGGCGACCAGCAGAGTCTCCTCGCCTCCATCGCGAAAATGCAGACATCGTTGGTGGACATGATCAACCGCATCCGGGCCGGTTCCGAAGCCGTCACGGTCGGCACGAACGAGATCGCATCGGGCAACAACGATCTCTCTTCCCGCACGGAAGAACAGGCCGCCTCGCTTCAGGAAACCGCCGCGAGCATGGAACAGCTGACGGCGACCGTTCAACAGAATTCGGAAAACGCGCAGCGCGCCAACCAGTTCGCCGCGAACGCTTCCTCGACGGCACAAAATGGCGGCGTGGTAGTGGCGCGCGTCGTGGAGGCGATGAACGCCATTTCCGCAAGCTCGGGGAAGATGGCCGATATCACCGCGACGATCGAAAGCATCGCTTTCCAGACGAATATCCTGGCATTGAACGCGGCGGTGGAAGCCGCGCGCGCCGGCGAGGAGGGCCGCGGGTTCGCGGTCGTCGCATCGGAGGTGCGCTCGCTCGCCCAGCGCAGTTCCCTGGCGGCGAAAGAAATCAAGTCGTTGATCGAAGACTCGATCGACCAGGTACGCGAGGGCTCCAATCAGGTCAGCGCCGCGGGTCGCACCATGAGCGAGATCGTGAGCGCCGTGGGCGACGTCACGGAAATCATGAGCGGCATTTCCACCGCCTCCGTCGAGCAACGATCCGGTATCGAACAGGTGAACCAGGCGGTGGCCCAGATGGACCAGGTAACCCAACAAAATGCCGCGCTGGTCGAGGAAGCCGCCGCCGCTGCGGGTTCGCTGGCCGATCAGGCCGAACGCCTGTCGGCGACGGTGTCCGTCTTCCGGGTGTGA